Proteins from a genomic interval of Sporolactobacillus sp. Y61:
- a CDS encoding LTA synthase family protein produces the protein MKRILSTGHSLLNKKYTLFLLAVILFWAKTYIVYRTQFSLGVNNAMQQFLLFFNPLSSALLFLGIAIIFRGRLQQIMMVIIDFLLSLWLYANIVYYRFFNDFITVSTITQSGNNAGELGGSIAALMHVWDVLFFADTLILILLIAFHIVKPQPERWPVRSIFAVFISAVMIFIVNLSLAETDRPELLTRTFDRNYIVKYLGAYNFAIYDTIQNAQSNAQRAMADSSDINKIVNYTRSNYAAPNPQYAGKGKGMNVMYVSLESLQSFAINYKMPDGREVTPFLNSLARGNDHTIYFKNFFHQTGSGKTSDAEFMMENSMFPLSQGPVFQLKAQNTYQALPAILDQRNYETAVFHGNGKTFWNRDQMYKSLGYERFFDSKYYNMTLENTKNYGLKDKPFIKETIPYLQNLKQPFYSKLILLSNHFPFGMDDEDTDFPEGDYGDGVVNKYFQSANYMDQAIEQLFTGLKQAGLFDHTIIIMYGDHYGISENHNDAMAKVIGKDITPFENAQLQRVPLFIHIPHVDGGTNPTYGGDVDVRPTLTNLLGINTSDYVQFGSDLLSKDHKQIVPFRNGDLVTDKYTIVGGETYDNKTGEKVDQSLGKPYEQKAKQALEYSDKVIFGDLLRFYKPEDFEAPDKSKINYNTDQTIPPNEADRESSDSTQK, from the coding sequence TTGAAACGTATTTTAAGCACAGGACACAGTTTGCTTAACAAAAAATATACACTTTTTTTACTTGCAGTCATTCTATTCTGGGCTAAAACCTATATCGTGTACCGGACACAGTTCAGCCTGGGCGTCAATAATGCCATGCAACAGTTTCTTTTATTCTTCAATCCGTTGAGCTCTGCTCTGCTCTTTCTGGGTATTGCGATCATCTTCCGCGGAAGACTGCAGCAGATCATGATGGTCATTATCGACTTTTTGCTGTCCCTCTGGTTATACGCCAACATTGTGTATTATCGCTTTTTTAATGACTTTATTACGGTCTCAACCATCACCCAGTCGGGCAATAATGCAGGTGAACTGGGTGGAAGTATAGCCGCTCTGATGCATGTATGGGATGTACTGTTTTTTGCGGATACGCTGATCTTAATTTTGCTGATCGCTTTCCACATTGTTAAACCACAGCCTGAACGCTGGCCGGTTCGTTCCATATTTGCCGTATTTATTTCAGCTGTCATGATTTTCATTGTAAACCTGAGTCTGGCGGAAACCGATCGTCCGGAACTGCTCACCCGAACATTTGACCGGAATTACATTGTCAAATATCTTGGTGCCTATAATTTTGCTATCTATGACACCATTCAAAATGCACAGTCCAATGCGCAGAGAGCAATGGCTGACAGCAGTGACATTAATAAAATTGTCAATTATACCCGGTCAAACTATGCCGCACCGAATCCACAGTACGCAGGCAAGGGCAAGGGCATGAACGTGATGTACGTTTCTCTTGAATCCCTGCAGAGCTTTGCCATAAATTACAAGATGCCTGACGGCAGAGAAGTGACACCGTTTCTCAATTCCCTGGCGCGGGGAAACGATCATACAATTTACTTTAAGAACTTTTTCCATCAGACCGGATCGGGAAAAACATCAGATGCTGAATTCATGATGGAAAACTCAATGTTTCCCCTGTCTCAGGGACCGGTTTTTCAGCTGAAGGCTCAGAACACGTACCAGGCTTTACCGGCTATTCTTGATCAACGCAATTATGAAACAGCCGTTTTCCATGGGAATGGTAAAACATTCTGGAACCGGGATCAGATGTATAAATCCCTGGGTTACGAGCGCTTCTTTGATTCCAAGTATTACAATATGACTCTGGAAAACACGAAAAATTACGGGCTGAAAGATAAACCGTTTATCAAAGAAACCATCCCTTATCTGCAGAACCTGAAACAGCCGTTTTACAGTAAATTGATTCTCCTGTCCAATCATTTTCCGTTTGGCATGGATGATGAAGACACAGATTTTCCGGAGGGTGATTACGGAGACGGTGTTGTAAATAAGTATTTCCAGTCCGCAAATTATATGGATCAGGCTATCGAACAGCTGTTTACGGGTCTGAAACAGGCCGGATTGTTTGATCACACGATTATTATTATGTACGGGGATCATTACGGTATTTCCGAAAATCATAACGATGCGATGGCAAAGGTCATCGGAAAAGACATTACCCCATTCGAGAATGCTCAGCTTCAGCGTGTACCGCTGTTCATTCACATTCCTCATGTAGACGGAGGAACCAACCCGACGTATGGCGGCGATGTTGATGTGCGTCCAACTCTGACGAATCTGCTTGGAATTAATACGAGTGACTATGTACAATTTGGATCAGATTTACTCTCAAAGGATCACAAACAGATTGTACCTTTCCGTAACGGGGATCTTGTGACAGACAAGTATACGATTGTCGGCGGCGAGACGTACGATAACAAAACAGGAGAAAAAGTAGATCAGTCACTTGGTAAACCTTATGAACAGAAAGCGAAACAGGCCCTTGAATATTCGGATAAAGTCATTTTCGGTGATCTCCTCAGATTTTACAAACCGGAAGACTTTGAAGCACCGGATAAGAGTAAAATAAACTATAATACAGATCAGACCATTCCTCCGAATGAAGCAGATCGTGAATCATCAGACAGCACGCAAAAATAA